A DNA window from Longimicrobium sp. contains the following coding sequences:
- a CDS encoding NADP-dependent succinic semialdehyde dehydrogenase, giving the protein MPIQTINPATGETLRTFEALTDAEVDARLERAEATFQEYRRTSFAQRSAWMTRAAEILEESKDTLARLMTTEMGKPLAAAVAEVEKCAWACRHYADNAERLLADEEVETHARRSFIRYLPLGPVLAVMPWNFPLWQVFRFAAPALMAGNVGVLKHASNVPQCALAIEDVFRRAGFPDGAFQTLLVGSEAVARILDDPRIRAATLTGSTPAGQSVAERAGRNLKKTVLELGGSDPFIVMPSADLDAAARTAVKARVINNGQSCIAAKRFIVHQDVADEFEARFVAAMQALRVGDPMNGDTDVGPLATAAIRDEVDEQVRRSVEMRARVLVGGERIDGPGFYYAPTILTDIPPESPAYHEEVFGPVALLHRARDAADALRLANDTVFGLGSSVWTRDEAEADFFIRGLESGMTYVNAMVASDPRLPFGGVKQSGYGRELAAFGIREFVNVKTVWME; this is encoded by the coding sequence ATGCCCATCCAGACCATCAATCCCGCCACCGGCGAGACGCTGCGCACCTTTGAAGCGCTTACCGACGCCGAGGTGGACGCGCGGCTCGAGCGCGCGGAGGCGACGTTCCAGGAGTACCGCCGCACATCGTTCGCGCAGCGCTCCGCGTGGATGACGCGCGCCGCCGAGATCCTGGAGGAGAGCAAGGATACGCTCGCGCGGCTGATGACCACCGAAATGGGCAAGCCGCTCGCCGCGGCGGTCGCGGAGGTGGAGAAGTGCGCGTGGGCATGCCGCCACTACGCGGACAACGCCGAGCGCCTCCTGGCCGATGAGGAGGTGGAGACGCACGCGCGGCGCTCCTTCATCCGCTACCTGCCGCTGGGGCCGGTGCTGGCGGTGATGCCGTGGAACTTCCCGCTCTGGCAGGTCTTCCGCTTCGCCGCGCCGGCGCTGATGGCGGGGAACGTCGGGGTGCTGAAGCACGCGTCCAACGTGCCGCAATGCGCGCTCGCCATCGAGGACGTCTTCCGCCGCGCCGGTTTCCCCGATGGCGCCTTCCAGACGCTCCTTGTGGGCTCGGAAGCCGTGGCGCGCATCCTAGACGACCCGCGCATCCGCGCCGCGACGCTCACCGGGAGCACCCCCGCCGGGCAGAGCGTCGCCGAGCGCGCCGGGCGCAACCTCAAGAAGACGGTGCTGGAGCTGGGCGGGAGCGATCCCTTCATCGTCATGCCCAGCGCCGACTTGGACGCCGCGGCGCGCACGGCGGTGAAGGCGCGCGTCATCAACAACGGCCAGAGCTGCATCGCCGCCAAGCGCTTCATCGTGCACCAGGACGTCGCGGACGAGTTCGAGGCGCGTTTCGTCGCCGCCATGCAGGCCCTCCGCGTCGGCGATCCAATGAATGGCGACACGGACGTCGGCCCCCTCGCCACCGCCGCCATCCGCGACGAGGTGGACGAGCAGGTGCGCCGCTCGGTGGAAATGCGCGCGCGCGTCCTCGTCGGCGGCGAGCGCATCGACGGCCCCGGCTTCTACTACGCGCCCACCATCCTAACCGACATCCCGCCCGAATCCCCCGCTTACCACGAAGAGGTGTTCGGCCCCGTCGCCCTCCTCCACCGCGCCCGCGACGCCGCCGACGCGCTGCGCCTGGCCAACGACACCGTCTTCGGCCTGGGCAGCAGCGTCTGGACCCGCGACGAGGCCGAGGCGGACTTCTTCATCCGCGGCCTCGAATCAGGAATGACCTACGTCAACGCGATGGTCGCCTCCGACCCGCGCCTCCCCTTCGGCGGCGTGAAGCAGAGCGGCTACGGCCGCGAGCTCGCCGCCTTCGGCATCCGCGAGTTCGTCAACGTGAAGACGGTGTGGATGGAGTAG
- a CDS encoding ATP-binding protein — MIEKPAEIYDRDAEWRRLLKLWNRASPELVFAVGRRRIGKSYVLSRFVREVGGLYYQATMRTEPEQLASLGRAVGEHFGDPALRRGVGFPDWEALFEYVTERAGESPFLLVLDEFPYLAGAAPALPSIIQKLWDHRWAGTRMKVVLSGSYITAMTRLEEADQPLYGRRTARLAFAPFTFADVGNFFPSHDVRERMIAYALFGNLPGHLALLDDAQTLEENVADAFLDPAGRLVDEAQHALDAFRTDAEVHYTIVETIATGEHTWKGITSRVGRSGGSLLRPLHWLEEMQLVSRVVPITERDPRRSKRAMYRIADPYLAFWHRIIAPLVNAGSIGLVDPAHLWEEVVRPRLDEHMGPVFEEICREFVRRTNRLPFQPLRVGEWWDADSQNQVDVVAVGGGGEILVGECKWGRVTAAHLATLRARAEQVRAEFGTPDATIQTIVFSGRGEFDDLVHAEATAGRTIIITPAELAAPKV, encoded by the coding sequence ATGATCGAGAAGCCCGCAGAGATCTACGATCGCGATGCGGAGTGGCGCAGGCTCCTCAAATTGTGGAACCGCGCGAGCCCGGAACTGGTGTTCGCCGTCGGGCGGCGCCGGATCGGCAAGAGCTACGTGCTTTCGCGCTTCGTCCGGGAGGTGGGCGGCCTCTACTACCAGGCCACGATGCGCACCGAGCCGGAGCAGCTCGCCAGTCTCGGCCGGGCCGTCGGTGAGCACTTCGGGGATCCGGCGTTGCGGCGCGGCGTGGGCTTTCCCGACTGGGAGGCGCTCTTCGAATACGTGACGGAACGAGCCGGTGAGTCGCCCTTCCTTCTCGTGCTCGACGAGTTCCCGTACCTGGCCGGGGCCGCGCCGGCGCTCCCCTCCATCATCCAGAAGCTGTGGGACCACCGCTGGGCGGGTACGCGGATGAAGGTGGTGCTGAGCGGCTCGTACATCACCGCGATGACACGGCTGGAGGAGGCGGACCAGCCCCTCTACGGCCGCCGGACGGCGCGGCTCGCCTTTGCGCCGTTCACGTTCGCGGACGTGGGGAACTTCTTCCCCAGCCACGACGTGCGGGAGCGGATGATCGCCTACGCGCTGTTCGGCAATCTCCCCGGGCACCTCGCGCTGCTGGATGACGCGCAGACGCTGGAGGAGAACGTCGCGGACGCCTTTCTGGATCCCGCGGGGCGGCTGGTGGACGAGGCGCAGCACGCGCTGGACGCCTTTCGGACCGATGCGGAGGTGCACTACACGATCGTGGAGACGATCGCCACGGGCGAGCACACCTGGAAGGGGATCACCAGCCGCGTCGGCCGCTCCGGCGGGTCTTTGCTGCGCCCGCTGCACTGGCTGGAGGAGATGCAGCTGGTTTCGCGCGTGGTTCCCATCACCGAGCGGGACCCGCGCCGTTCGAAGCGTGCGATGTACCGGATCGCGGACCCTTACCTCGCCTTCTGGCACCGGATCATCGCCCCGCTCGTGAACGCCGGGAGCATCGGCCTGGTCGACCCCGCTCACCTGTGGGAGGAGGTCGTACGTCCGCGCCTGGACGAGCACATGGGCCCCGTCTTCGAGGAGATCTGCCGTGAATTCGTGCGGCGCACCAACCGGCTTCCGTTTCAGCCGCTCCGCGTGGGTGAGTGGTGGGATGCCGACTCGCAGAACCAGGTGGATGTGGTCGCCGTGGGCGGGGGCGGGGAGATTCTGGTGGGTGAGTGCAAGTGGGGAAGGGTGACCGCCGCGCACCTCGCCACCCTCCGCGCCCGCGCCGAGCAGGTGCGCGCGGAGTTCGGTACCCCGGACGCCACGATCCAAACGATTGTCTTCTCAGGCCGGGGCGAGTTCGACGACCTGGTTCACGCCGAGGCCACCGCCGGCCGCACAATCATCATCACGCCCGCCGAGCTCGCCGCGCCCAAGGTGTAA
- a CDS encoding response regulator, translated as MSGTSGDFSSALAGLWAKFREGTFRRVAVLDDAALALREGRLDAKLRRAAEREAHKLAGAAGTFGFAEATDLAREAEQMLEGSDPLDAAQAQRLAELAAALRHELERPVGAPRPAPDPPAPVPRAAHHILAVDDDPIVLAMLRALLQSHGMRVTTLDDPRRLPDVLESERPDLLLVDYEMPHASGEEVCRLVRGDPRWRTLPVVVLTGRVDDSTIQRVLSAGADACVAKPFEGPELIARIEERLR; from the coding sequence GTGAGCGGGACTTCGGGCGACTTCTCCAGTGCGCTCGCGGGGCTGTGGGCAAAATTCCGCGAGGGGACCTTTCGCCGCGTAGCCGTGCTGGACGATGCCGCGCTCGCCCTGCGCGAGGGACGGCTGGATGCCAAGCTGCGCCGCGCCGCCGAGCGCGAAGCCCACAAGCTGGCCGGGGCCGCCGGCACCTTTGGCTTCGCGGAGGCGACAGACCTCGCACGCGAGGCCGAGCAGATGCTGGAGGGGAGCGATCCGTTGGACGCAGCCCAGGCGCAGCGACTCGCCGAGCTGGCCGCGGCGTTGCGCCACGAGCTGGAGCGCCCCGTCGGCGCCCCTCGTCCAGCGCCTGACCCGCCCGCGCCCGTTCCACGCGCCGCCCATCACATCCTGGCGGTGGATGACGACCCCATCGTCCTGGCCATGCTGCGCGCGCTCCTGCAATCGCACGGCATGCGCGTCACCACCCTCGACGACCCGCGCCGCCTGCCGGATGTGCTCGAGAGCGAGCGTCCCGACCTGCTGTTGGTGGACTACGAGATGCCGCACGCCAGCGGCGAGGAGGTGTGCCGCCTCGTCCGCGGCGACCCGCGCTGGCGCACCCTTCCCGTCGTCGTGCTCACCGGCCGCGTGGACGACTCCACCATCCAGCGCGTCCTCTCCGCCGGCGCGGACGCGTGCGTCGCCAAGCCGTTCGAGGGTCCGGAGCTGATCGCCCGGATCGAAGAACGGCTGAGGTAA
- a CDS encoding SIR2 family protein has product MLRLLDRQLLGRGGITIDPVVASGEITLHEAVIPGGIGDLPGPTAVDIRVYYKSTRLVEEGRLEAIITGTGERFRSLLLIIITAFELKAEELRSLRQRAEAAAAKEPFPLNVGVWTNSEIESILREYPDAVSDLLPQVAQAGVNRLVDRAATAEDGDQWEERRSRLIDRAAQAFHDRGVFLFLGAGCSADAGIPAWNMLIHKLLLRLIEKKVSVPTEVSDSARSDLARTLGLVESSPLLAARYTRAGLGEEFEPAVRSLLYDGLDQDRVERAALLRVLAKLCVPRAAGVRGVVTYNFDDLLEYHLDDIGVPFQSIWTDRGTVSESELPIFHVHGFLPRGTISEDESDPGLLVFSEEGYHRLLNDPYFWANVVQLNYLRERTCIFVGLSLTDPNLRRILEVVTPATIKLARHYILLQRLSNQRFADLANKNGMKIDLAHGARVLQVHHELQQDSLLKLGLNIIWYEEHEEVPRILEAIRKNDARPGRDGPGNRSSAEVKTKLKKTRSTGQSAK; this is encoded by the coding sequence GTGCTTCGCCTGCTTGATCGACAGTTGCTTGGGCGCGGAGGGATTACGATTGATCCTGTGGTCGCCAGCGGAGAAATCACGCTGCACGAGGCAGTGATACCGGGCGGGATAGGGGATCTCCCGGGGCCAACCGCAGTGGACATTCGTGTGTACTACAAGTCCACCAGACTAGTCGAAGAGGGCAGGCTAGAGGCAATCATCACAGGGACTGGGGAGCGGTTTAGATCGCTTCTACTGATTATCATTACAGCGTTCGAGCTTAAAGCGGAAGAATTGCGGTCTTTGCGTCAACGTGCAGAGGCCGCAGCAGCAAAGGAGCCTTTTCCCCTAAACGTAGGCGTATGGACGAATTCTGAAATTGAATCTATTCTCCGCGAGTATCCGGACGCGGTGTCTGACTTGCTCCCCCAAGTTGCCCAAGCGGGTGTCAACAGGCTTGTTGATAGAGCGGCCACCGCCGAAGATGGTGACCAGTGGGAGGAGCGCCGATCGCGGCTCATCGATCGGGCCGCCCAGGCGTTTCATGATCGAGGCGTGTTCCTGTTCCTAGGAGCGGGGTGCTCTGCTGACGCGGGGATACCCGCCTGGAACATGTTGATTCATAAGCTACTTCTGCGGCTAATTGAGAAGAAGGTAAGCGTTCCGACCGAAGTTTCGGACAGCGCGCGCAGTGATCTTGCAAGAACACTCGGCCTCGTGGAGTCGTCACCGCTTCTCGCCGCTCGTTATACTCGCGCGGGTTTAGGCGAAGAGTTTGAGCCTGCCGTTCGCTCGCTCCTTTATGATGGTCTTGATCAAGATAGGGTCGAGAGGGCCGCGCTTCTTCGCGTGTTAGCAAAACTTTGCGTGCCGAGGGCTGCCGGAGTTCGAGGCGTAGTGACTTATAACTTTGATGATCTGCTAGAGTATCATCTAGACGACATAGGAGTTCCGTTCCAGAGTATCTGGACCGATCGTGGAACTGTGTCGGAATCTGAGCTGCCGATCTTCCATGTACACGGATTTCTTCCTCGTGGAACTATCAGTGAAGATGAATCCGATCCAGGGCTGTTAGTGTTCTCCGAGGAGGGATACCACCGTCTATTAAACGATCCATATTTTTGGGCAAACGTGGTACAGCTCAACTACCTGCGCGAAAGAACGTGCATCTTCGTGGGCTTATCGCTCACCGACCCGAACCTTCGGCGTATTCTTGAGGTGGTTACCCCCGCAACCATCAAACTGGCGCGTCACTATATCCTGCTGCAGCGTTTGTCGAACCAGAGGTTCGCTGACTTAGCGAACAAGAACGGGATGAAGATCGACCTCGCGCACGGTGCGCGTGTCCTCCAGGTACATCATGAGCTGCAGCAGGATTCTCTTCTGAAGCTCGGTCTAAATATCATCTGGTACGAGGAACATGAAGAGGTCCCGCGGATTTTGGAGGCGATACGAAAAAATGATGCGCGACCGGGCCGGGATGGGCCTGGCAACCGGAGTTCTGCTGAAGTTAAAACGAAACTAAAGAAAACACGCAGCACAGGGCAATCTGCTAAATGA
- a CDS encoding family 10 glycosylhydrolase, whose translation MRSPSVSFIRAGAALLASVALLASCDSKGGPVSPADGPAGKRGGPDVRASLADAVMMVRTPSAEPGERGGTTLQLDAGVFNPQGMELEHKKHVYWTSSDTTIATVDDTGLVTAQDTGEVAIIVDHKKGMDTVNILVIPVPVKSVTVAGADSVSLGDTTSYTAAALDSVGEPLFGRTVEWSSTAPAVASVSETGEVVALDVGTVEIVATVDGVEGMKGMRVWPQPVATVEVVPDAFNLPQFRKATFSAIARDRRGNALADRPATWTTSDPAVFGFKANTDTLVAKDVGTAVLTATVEGKTGEAAVTVTNPVEARALWVTRFEYTGASSVDFAKIATIMQKAAQANFNVVYFQARTSGDALYYSTLEPCSPRMCGTLGGPRPSRDPLAVALSEAAKYGIEVHAWLNAYTGFIAGSSTACNQFINSTPANWLKAHPEWSVSTKNFTTGAITRQVDNCATTSEYMWVSPGVPQVRAQLANVAADIARRYGPLGLKGIHLDRIRYPANNVSYDPATQDAFKTATGAFPASNAQATWLDFRRGLVNQGVKEVYDAVRAVDPSMVLSAAVFPGYKPRTGWSAQWSFTDLFQDPQAWAQGGYLDVEVPMNYPATATSASWTVKAYCSNTDWTCVMDDHIQRIERQSGRQVYVGVAAIAGWTEMKKQIDLAHDRAITGMSVYSFSQVDAIPNGWAQLAAGPFKNRATLPAMAWKN comes from the coding sequence TTGCGCTCACCCAGCGTCTCCTTCATCCGTGCCGGCGCGGCCCTGCTGGCCTCGGTTGCACTGCTTGCATCCTGCGACAGCAAGGGTGGTCCCGTCTCGCCCGCGGACGGGCCGGCCGGGAAGCGCGGTGGTCCCGACGTCCGCGCGTCGCTGGCCGACGCGGTGATGATGGTGCGGACCCCCAGCGCGGAGCCCGGCGAGCGCGGCGGCACCACGCTGCAGCTGGACGCCGGCGTGTTCAACCCGCAGGGGATGGAGCTGGAGCACAAGAAGCACGTCTACTGGACCTCCTCCGACACGACGATCGCTACCGTGGACGACACGGGCCTGGTCACCGCGCAGGACACGGGCGAGGTCGCCATCATCGTCGACCACAAGAAGGGGATGGACACGGTCAACATCCTCGTGATCCCCGTGCCGGTGAAGTCGGTGACGGTCGCGGGCGCGGACTCGGTCTCGCTGGGCGACACGACGAGCTACACCGCCGCCGCGCTGGACTCGGTGGGCGAGCCGCTGTTCGGGCGCACGGTCGAGTGGAGCTCCACCGCTCCCGCGGTCGCCAGCGTCTCGGAGACGGGCGAAGTGGTCGCGCTGGACGTGGGCACGGTCGAGATCGTGGCGACGGTGGACGGGGTGGAGGGGATGAAGGGGATGCGCGTGTGGCCGCAGCCGGTCGCCACGGTTGAAGTGGTGCCGGACGCATTCAACCTCCCGCAGTTCCGCAAGGCGACGTTCAGCGCCATCGCGCGCGACCGCCGCGGCAACGCGCTCGCCGACCGGCCCGCCACGTGGACGACCTCGGACCCGGCGGTCTTCGGCTTCAAGGCGAACACGGACACCCTCGTCGCCAAGGACGTGGGGACGGCGGTGCTGACGGCCACGGTGGAGGGCAAGACCGGCGAGGCCGCGGTGACGGTCACCAACCCGGTGGAGGCGCGCGCGCTGTGGGTGACGCGCTTCGAGTACACCGGCGCATCGTCGGTCGACTTCGCCAAGATCGCCACGATCATGCAGAAGGCGGCGCAGGCCAACTTCAACGTGGTCTATTTCCAGGCGCGCACCTCGGGCGACGCGCTCTACTACTCGACCCTCGAGCCCTGCTCGCCGCGGATGTGCGGCACGCTGGGCGGCCCGCGCCCGTCGCGCGACCCGCTCGCCGTGGCGCTGTCCGAGGCCGCCAAGTACGGCATCGAGGTGCACGCCTGGCTGAACGCGTACACCGGCTTCATCGCCGGCAGCAGCACGGCGTGCAACCAGTTCATCAACAGCACCCCGGCCAACTGGCTCAAGGCCCACCCCGAGTGGAGCGTGAGCACCAAGAACTTCACGACGGGCGCCATCACCCGCCAGGTGGACAACTGCGCCACGACCTCCGAGTACATGTGGGTGTCGCCGGGGGTGCCGCAGGTGCGCGCGCAGCTTGCCAACGTGGCGGCCGACATCGCGCGGCGCTACGGCCCGCTGGGGCTCAAGGGTATCCACCTGGACCGCATCCGCTACCCGGCCAACAACGTGTCGTACGACCCGGCCACGCAGGACGCGTTCAAGACGGCGACCGGCGCCTTCCCGGCGTCCAACGCCCAGGCCACCTGGCTGGACTTCCGGCGCGGCCTCGTCAATCAGGGCGTGAAGGAAGTGTACGACGCCGTGCGCGCCGTGGACCCGTCGATGGTGCTCTCCGCGGCCGTCTTCCCCGGCTACAAGCCGCGCACCGGCTGGTCCGCGCAGTGGAGCTTCACGGACCTCTTCCAGGATCCGCAGGCGTGGGCGCAGGGCGGCTACCTGGACGTGGAGGTGCCGATGAACTACCCGGCCACCGCCACCTCCGCCTCGTGGACGGTCAAGGCGTACTGCTCCAACACGGACTGGACCTGCGTGATGGACGACCACATCCAGCGCATCGAGCGGCAGTCCGGGCGCCAGGTGTACGTGGGCGTGGCCGCCATCGCCGGCTGGACGGAGATGAAGAAGCAGATCGACCTGGCCCACGACCGCGCCATCACCGGGATGTCGGTGTACAGCTTCAGCCAGGTGGACGCCATCCCCAACGGCTGGGCGCAGCTCGCCGCCGGCCCCTTCAAGAACAGGGCGACGCTCCCCGCCATGGCCTGGAAGAACTGA